The stretch of DNA GCCTCGGCATCAGGTTGCGATGAGCAGCAAGATGAGCCCCAGTACCATGACGATCAGCCCACCCATGCGGATATGGTGTACGGGCCGTTCCGCGATTTTGCGAAACGTGTCGCGCCATGTATCAGGAAAAACGAAGGGAAATATCCCTTCGATAATCAGCATCAGGGCGATCGCAAGCAGTAACGAACCAGCTATGTCCATATGCATGGGCGGCCTGCCTTGCGCTCCAGAACGTGACGGCGATCAGGGTTTGCGTGCTGCGGCAGACGGTGACGCCGCGCCATCCGGGCTATGCATGAAGCGGAAAAACGCGTTGCCGGAATCAACGACAATCACGTCATTCGGCTTGAACACACGCCGGTACGCCTGCATGCTCTGGTAAAACTGGTAGAACTGCGGATCGCGGTTATACCCCCCAGCCGCCATCAGCGCTGCCTTCGCGTCACCCTCGCTCTTGATCTCCTGCGCCTGGCTGGAAGCCTCCTGCATGAGCGCTTCCTGCTGGCGTCTGGCTTGCGCCTTGAGCTGCTCTATTTCAGCGGCGTCCTGAACTTTCTCCGCGTTGGTCGCTTCTTCGCGGGCAGCGCTCATGCGCTTGTAGATCGACTCCGCCACTGCAGCCGGAAAATCAATACGCGTCAACGCAACCTCCTGCACTTCGATACCCAGCGATGCCGCGGCCTTCTGTATCGCACTGCGCGTCTCGACTGCGACATCCTGCTGTTTGGCCAGCGCATCGGTCAGCGTGTACTTCGTCAACACATCGCGCAAGGCATTGCGCGACAGCAAGGCGAGCTGGTTACGGGCATTACGCAATTCGCCTTTGGTTTCAGCGAAAAGCTTGAGTGGATCAGTCACGCGGTATTTAACCACCGGATTCACCAGCAGTTCGGCTTTATCTGAGGTGAGGTAACGGCCCTCCTCGGGCGCATCGAAGGTTTCGGTTCGCGTATCGACGCGCGTCACCTGTTGCAGCGGCGGCGGCAGTTTCACGTGCAAACCTGGGCCCGCGAGTAGCGGCACCGGATTACCACGTGTCACAACCAAAGCAACGTGCCGCTCGTCGACGCTATACACCATGGACCACAACGCCAGCAACACAAGCACGACGACGACAGCCAGCACAATAATTCGCTTCATATTCGCGTTTCTCATTGCAGGTCGTCTTCACGACTGCGATTGCGGAACGACTCGCGTGAACGGGATGGCTCGGCAACCACGCTCTGGCTCGCCTGACCCAGCGCCGCGGCCCCTGAGGCAGCAGCAGCGCCAGAAGCCACGGCGGCGGTAGAGGCGGCGGTAGCAGGTGCCACGGCGCCAGCAGCAGAGGCCGCACCGGAAGCATTCTGGCGCGTCTGCTCGACCAGCTTGTCGAGCGGCAGATACACCACGTTATTACTCGTCTTGCTATCGACGAACACCTTGGTTGAGTTCGAATAAATGTGCTGCATGGTATCCAGATACATCTGCTCGCGGATCACCGCGGGGGCCTTGCTGTACTGCGCATACGCCCGCTCGAAACGTTCGGCATCGCCCTGCGCCTGCGCGACGACCTGATCGCTATACGTTTTTGCCTCAGTGAGCAAACGCGCCGCATCAGCTTTGATACGAGGCAAGGCTTCGTTTGACTGCGCCTGCACTTCGCGTTTGGCCCGCTCCTGCTCCTGATGCAGCCTGGTTGCGGCATCAAAGACAACACGCACCTGTTCGGGAGGTTGAATCGACTGGATGGTTACGCGCGTCACAGCAAGGCCTGTGCGGGATTCGGTCAGGGAACGCTGAATCGCATCGGTCAGTTGCTGGCTGAGCACGTCGTGGTTTTGCTTGAGGATGTCGTCCGTAGCCGAAGCGCCGACAATTTTTCGCACCGCCGCCTGTGCCGCCTGCGTCACGCTTTGGTCGGGATCGACCGTGCGAAACAGGTAATCGGTGGGATTTCGCACCTGGAACTGGACAGCAAAGCGCACATCGACGATATCCGCGTCACGTGTCAGCATCGACGCATCCTTCACGCCAGCCAGCGGCACGACGTTATTGCGACCGATTTCCACCGAGCGCTGCTGCGCCAGATTGACACGTTCATGTGTCCCGAATGGATAAGGCAAACGCCAGTGGACACCAGGGGCCGCGGTATAGCGATATTTGCCAAACTGGGACACCACACCGGCCTGGCCGTCCTGGACGACGAACACGCCACTGCCGGCATACGCCGCCACCAGCACGCCAATCACAATTCCAACGCCAATGCGTCCACTGCGACCATCGTCTGAATGCCGCCCGCCACCACCGGAGCGCTTACGCCCCAGCAAGCGGTTCAAACGGCGATTAAACTCGCGCCACATTTCGTCAAGATCCGGAGGGCCCTCTCCATCCTTGCCATTGGACGGACGTTTGGGTTCATCTGGACGCCGCCGGTCACCGTTGGTGTCACCCCGGCCCCACCGCGGGTCGTTCATCGAAAGCATGGCGCGCACACTCCGCCGGATACTCCGCTCGTTGTAATCGTTCACCTGTGTTTATCACCAGAGTAAAAGCCGGTCTGCGCCTTGGGAGGAGAGGGATCAATGCCCAGGCAAAGGAAGCTCATGGCCATCGAGAGGGGGCGCTGGAAGCGCTGCATCCGCTTCGTCCGGCTTGCTGGAAAGCGCCGCTGACAGGGCAAATTCAGCGATAGCGGCACGTAACGTATCCAGTCCTTGCCCCGTTCGCGCACTGAGAAAGACGCGCGAAATATTACCATACTCATCCCGCTCCACTGAGCCGCCGCGGGCCGCCAGCTCAGGCACGGCGTCAATCTTGTTGAATACGAGCACCTGACGGACTGTATCGGCACCAATTGCGCGTAATACCTCGTTGACCTGGTCGATCTGATCGAGGCGCACCGCGCTTGAGGCGTCAACGACATGCAACAGCAGATCCGCGTGAATGGTTTCTTCCAGCGTCGCACGGAAAGCGGCAACCAGTTGGTGGGGCAACTCGCGGATAAAGCCAACGGTGTCGGAAACCACAACCTGACCGGCTTCCTCACCCAGATAAACGCGCCGCGAAGTTGTATCCAGCGTGGCGAATAGCTGATCGGCGGCATATGCCTCGGCTTTGGTCAAAGCATTGAACAGCGTCGACTTGCCCGCGTTGGTATAACCCACCAGCGAAACTGACAGGGTACGGTTACGCTCGCGCGCACGTCTTTGCGTGCCATGTTGCCGGCGCAGCTTGGCGAGGCGCGATTTCAGCAGTTTGATGCGCTCACCGATCAGGCGACGGTCGGTTTCAAGCTGCGTTTCGCCTGGCCCGCGCAACCCAATCCCCCTTTTTGCCGCTCAAGGTGGGTCCAGGCGCGAATCAGCCGCGTTGCCAGATACTGCAGCTGGGCAAGCTCGACCTGAAGCTTGCCTTCGTGGCTGCGGGCGCGCTGCGCAAAGATATCCAGAATGAGACTGGTCCGGTCAATCACACGCCGCTCAAGTACGCGTTCAAGATTGCGTTGCTGGGCAGGCGCCAGTGCATGATTGAAAATGACGAGTTCGATGTCGTTGGCCTCACAGGCGAGCTTCAGTTCTTGCGCCTTGCCACTGCCAATAAACAAGGCAGCATCAGGACTGGAGCGACGTCCGGTGAGCGTTATGACAGGATGGGCACCCGCACTTTGTGCGAGCAGACTGAGTTCTTCGAGGCTGGCTGCGAAATCAATCTTGCCGAAATCGAGACCTACAAGCGCTGCATTGATCAAATTGGAAATAGCCAAAATAAAAGCGGCCGAAGATCAAATCGCCAGCAGGCGATGTCAAATCGGCCGCAACCAAGGTTAGGGCTGTTCGGAGTCCGGGTGGAAATTCACTGGACGGGCTGGCACGACAGTCGAAATAGCATGCTTGTACACCATCTGGGTCACCGTGTTTCGGAGCAACACAACGTACTGGTCAAATGATTCGATATTCCCCTGAAGCTTGATGCCGTTCACCAAATAGATTGAAACAGGCACATGTTCTTTACGCAGTGCGTTCAAAAACGGGTCTTGTAACAATTGCCCTTTGTTGCTCATAGCAAACTCCGTATTTTTTTGCAGGTTAACTAAATTGACGGCGAAGAAAAAGAAATCCGCCGTCAACCGGTACACTATAGCCGATTTTCGTTACCCCGCGCGCTAACCATCCGGCTATGCCAGCGCACACAGGCAAGGCTCAGCCCTTATCCGCATAAGGATTGACCGTCGAACGGAACTCGATCCGCAAGGGCGTGCCCGTCAACGAAAACACCTCCCTAAAGCGGTTTTCAAGATAGCGTTTGTAGGTATCGGTGATGGCATCGAGCGCATTGCCATGAATCACAATGAGCGGCGGATTTTGCCCGCCCTGGTGGGCATAGCGCAGCTTGGGTCGTACCGGCCCGCGGCGGCGCGGCTGCTGGAACTCAACCGCCTCGATCAACGCACGTGTCAGTTTGGGCGTTGGCAGTTTGGCCATGGCAGCGGCATAAGCATCGTCGACCGAACGCATCAACGCGCCAATTCCAGTTTTTTGCGCGGCTGAAACAAAGTGAAATTTAGCGAAATCAAGAAATTTCAGCTTGCGCTGCAAATCGGCTTTCGTGCGCTCACGAACATGGGCATCCAGGCCATCCCATTTATTCACCCCTACCACCAGCGCGCGGCCCTGTTCCACCACAAAACCAGCAATATGCGCGTCCTGTTCGGAAATATCTTGCTGCGCGTCAAGCAGCAAGATGACGACATTCGCATCCGAAATGGATTGCAAGGTCTTCACCACTGAGAATTTCTCGATCGCTTCAAATACCTTGCCCCGCCGGCGCAAGCCAGCGGTATCGATCAGCGTGTATTTCTTGCCCTGGCGCTCGAAATCGATATAAATCGAATCTCGCGTCGTGCCAGGCATATCGAACGCAATCACCCGCTCTTCGCCCAGCAGCGTATTGACCAGTGTGGATTTGCCGACGTTCGGGCGGCCCACGATCGCTATTTTGGTGCCGCGTGGCTCCTTGTCTCCGGTGTCCTCTTCAACATATCCCGCGTAAGCGACGTCAAGCGCCTCGTTAATCATCTCCGTCACGCCGTCGCCGTGCGCCGCGGAAATCGCCCGTGGATCGCCCAAGCCAAACTCATAAAAATCAGCCGCTACCGTGCTGTATTTCATGCCTTCTGCTTTGTTCACGACGAGAAAAATCGGCCGCCCCACTTTACGCAAATAATCCGCAATGGATTTATCCTGGGGCGCCAGGCCATTACGGCCATCGACGATAAAAACCACGATGTCTGATTCTTCAACCGCCTGACGGGTTTGCCGCGCCATCTGGTGCAAGATGCCTTCTTTTGCAACCGGCTCAAACCCACCCGTATCGACGACCAGATACGGCCGCTCGCCGACTCGTCCTTCGCCATAATGGCGATCACGCGTGAGCCCGGGCAAATCAGCCACCAGCGCATCACGCGAACGGGTAAGACGGTTGAACAACGTAGATTTCCCCACATTGGGGCGTCCAACAAGGACAATAACGGGTTTCATCAGATGTTATTCACGGTGAGGCGCGGCAAAGCGAAAACCGACAAGCCGCGAAGCGCGTCGTGCAACTGCCTGATAGCTGCACTTGGCGAAAATTATACGAATCCAGTCAAATCTGGATATGGGCCCAGACTGCCATCAAATTCAAATACGCGATGAAAACCCCATTTACAGGATTTCACCTTGCTGGCACAGCCAGGGCAGACATGCCCATGGGCCATCGTGGCTCCCAGGATTAAAACGCGCCGCCTGACTACAAAAACACATGCGGCCGGCAATGCCGGCCGCATCTACATCACGTTCCGTGCGAGATCAGCGGGGACGAAAACCGTACAGGTCTCCATCATGGGTTTGCACAACCAGCGTCTCGCCTGCCATGACCGGTGCCGCAGTAATGGGACTGTCATCGGTCTTTACACGAGCAACAAAAGCACCATCGTCACGGGACAGAAAATGGACATAGCCTTGATAATCGCCCACCGCAATCGCTGGGCCTAGCAAAAGTGGGATACCGAGATCGCGGCTTTTCAGTTTCTCGTTGCGCCACAACGGTTTGCCTGTTTGCGAATCAAACGCGGACACGATCGCCCAGTCATCGGCGGCTACGACCACGCGGTCATCCTGCGCCAGACCACTCGTGCTAGAAAACGGCTGCTCCCACACTGCGCGGCCCGAATTGGCATCAAAGCAGCCAAGTTGCCCCTGGAATGTCACGGCGCAAGTTTGTGAACCAACAAGCGTAGGCGGACCCGTGACATCGTTGATCCGCTCAACTTCGGTCACCCCTTTCGGATAAGACACGGGCGTTTGCCAGTACACGTCACCCGTTTGCAGGTTGATTGCCGCAAACGTGCCACCCGGAAAGCCCGCGAGCACGGCGGCATCCGCAGCAAACGTCATCCCGGACGAAACGCGCAAATTCAGCGGCACGGCGCGATTGCGATAGACCCAGCGCAGCTCCCCCGTATCAGCGTTAAACGCTGAAATCTGGCCATCGACGGTCCGGACGACAACCAGACCATTGCCGACTAGCGGAGGCGAAATAATTTCGCCTGGTGCAGTGGCCTTCCAGAGCAACTTGCCATCCGGACCCAGCACATAAACACCGCCCTTAAGCGCACCGACCGCGGTCAGCGTGCCATCACTGCCCACACCAGCCGACAACTTGCTATCGACCTGGGTGCGCCAGACATCCTTACCCGTCTGTGCGTCGATTTTCACCACGGATCCATTAGCCGCGGCCGCATAGATCGAATCGCCAACCGCAACCGGTGAAAAGAGGTAGCGCCCACCCTTGCCGACGCTCGCCTTCCATGCTTGCTGTACGTCAAGCACAGATTTGAATTCGGTGAGTGGCGTCGGAACGCGGCGCGCGTCTTTCGACGATGAGCAGGCAGCCATCATCAACATAGCCATCGCGCAGGCAACAGGCACAGCAATACGTTTCAGCAGGGTCATCGGTCAGCGAAGCAATGATAAAAAGAGTTATGTGGCGTGGCCAAATGCGGTGTTCAGCATTTAACCACCTAGCGCATCCAGTTTGAACTGGATCAACTGGCGTGCCGAAGTATTGTCTTTAGGAAACGATTGCAGTGCGAGCTTGTACGCCGTCCGTGCCTCATCGCGTTTCCCCTGGGCCGCCAGCAGATCACCCCGGCCATCTGCGACTACACCTTTAAAGGCGTCCTCTGGCGTGCCCGAGAGTAATGCAAGGCCCGCGTCATACGCTTTTTCGTCGAGCAATACAGCGGCCAGACGCAACTTGGCAATTTGACTGAATTCAGCCATTCCAGCGTGATCAATCACCCATTGCAACTGGACCTTGGCTCCCGCCGTATCACCCGCGGCATAGAGCGCTTTCGCTGCCGCCAGCGCGGTCATGGGTGCATAGGCCGTGCCACCGAACTTGCTTTCCATGTCCGCGGCAGCACGCGTGATGTTCGCCTTGTCGCCCGAAGCCAGCGCCTGCTGCACGGTTGGGTCATAGAATGCCGCGGCCTCCGCAGCCTGGCGCCGCTGCCAGAAATTCCAGCCATTCCAGCCCGCCAATGCAACCAGCACAGCTAACACAATCCAGGTTGTTGCGTTGCCCCACTTGGTCCACCAGGCTTTCAGACTTTCAATCGATTCTTGTTCGTCGTGGTAACTCATCGCCGGGCGATTCCTTCATCCTTGATATCTTGGTAAATCGGACTGCGCCGAACCGCAGATTGAACCACAAAACGCTCAGTCGTCGCCTTCGTCGGCGGTTGCAACCATCGCATTGATTAGAAATTCGGTCAAGTCTTCAACAGGCACGGTGCGTTGTTCGCTTTTCCCCTCGCCTTGACGCTCACGTAGCACCTTGACGCCTGCCGTTCCAGCCGAGATCTCATCTTCGCCGAGAATGACTGCGAATGCGGCACCGCTCGCATCGGCACGCTTCATTTGTGACTTGAAACTCGCCGTCTGGCCGTCCTGGCTGCAATGCAAAATGACGTCCAGCCCCGTGTCGCGCAAACGCTCCGCAATGATAAACGCCTGTTCACGCGCGGCTTCTCCCTGATGCACAACGTAGACATCGCATCCTTCGTTTTCGGGGACGAGCTTCTCTTCTTTGAGCAACTCGAGAATGCGCTCGATACCCATCGCCCAGCCACATGCCGCTGTCGGCTTGCCACCGAGCTGCTCGATCAGCGGATCATAACGGCCGCCCGCCGCAACCGTGCCTTGCGCACCTAGCTTGTCGGTTACCCATTCGAACACCGTCAGGTTGTAGTAATCCAGCCCGCGCACCAAGCGTGGATTGATTTTGAACGGAATATTGTTCGACTTTAAAATACGCTGCAGCCCATCGAAATGCGCCCGCGAATCATCGCCCAGAAAATCAATCAGTTTCGGTGCGTCCTGAACGATCGCCTGCAACGCAGGGTTTTTCGTATCCAGCACACGCAGTGGATTGGTGTACAGCCGGCGCCGGGCATCTTCGTCCAGCGCATCCTGATGTTTCTCCAGATAGGCAATCAGCTCAACACGGTGTGCGGCGCGCTCCTCAGCCAAACCCAGCGAATTGATTTCAAGCCTGATACCGCTCAAACCCAGATCGTCCCAGAGGCGCTGGCACATCAAGATAATTTCAGCATCGGTGTCCGGCCCGGCGAAACCCAGTGCCTCAACCCCCACCTGATGAAACTGGCGGTACCGTCCGCGTTGCGGACGCTCATGGCGGAACATCGGACCGATGTACCAAAGGCGCTTCGGACCGTCGTAAAGCAGATTGTGTTCAATGACCGCCCGCACCACTGCGGCGGTATTTTCGGGACGCAATGTCAACTGTTCGCCATTCAGGGCATCGGTAAAGCTATACATCTCTTTTTCAACAATATCGGTGACCTCGCCGATGCCGCGCGTGAATAACTGGGTTGGCTCGACAATCGGCGTGCGAATATTTTGATAACCGTATGCGCGCAACATCGACTTGACAGTCGCTTCAAAAAACTCCCATAGCCCTGCTTCCTCTGGCAGCAGGTCATTCATGCCTTTCACACCGGAGAGTTTTTCAAGTTTCTTTTTTTGTTCGGTCATCTGGATTGATCTGGCTCTATTCAATTAGGTACTGTTTCGCGGCCATAGGTACGTGCGACGTACTCACTCACGATTTGCTGGAACTCTGCTGCGATATGCTCGCCACGCAGCGTCTTGACTTTTTCGCCATCAATAAATACTGGCGCTGCCGGATGTTCCCCAGACCCCGGCAAGCTAATGCCGATATTGGCCTGCTTCGACTCCCCGGGGCCGTTGACGATGCAGCCCATCACGGCGACGTGCATTTTTTCAACGCCTGGATACTGGTCACGCCAGACTGGCATCTGGGTACGCAAATACGTTTGGATCTGCGAAGCCAGTTCCTGAAATAGCGTGCTTGTCGTGCGACCGCAACCTGGACAGGCAATCACCATGGGAGTAAAGGAACGCAGCCCCATGGTCTGCAAAATTTCCTGGCCCACAATCACCTCGCCCGTGCGCGATGCGCCCGGCTCGGGCGTAAGCGAAATCCGGATCGTGTCGCCTATGCCTTGCTGCAGCAAGACAGATAACGCCGCGGTCGAAGCGACAATACCTTTCGAACCCATCCCGGCCTCGGTCAGCCCAAGATGCAAGGCAAACTGGCAGCGGCGCGCCAGTTCCCCATAAACGGTAATCAGGTCCTGCACACCACTGACCTTGCATGACAGGATGATCTGGTTGCGGCCCAATCCGAGCTCGATCGCTCGTTCAGCGGAACCAATCGCCGACTGGATCAACGCTTCGTACATCACGCTTTGCGCTTCCCACGGCGTGGTGCGCGCGGCATTTTCATCCATCATCCTTGCCAGCAGATCCTGATCCAGACTGCCCCAGTTCACGCCAATCCGGACGGGTTTGTTGTACTGGATTGCTGCCTCGATCATTTGTGCGAACTGTGTATCGCGTTTGGCTCCGTGACCCACGTTACCCGGATTAATCCGGTACTTGGACAGTGCCTGTGCGCACTCGGGAAAATCACGCAGCAACAGGTGGCCGTTATAGTGAAAATCGCCAATCAGTGGCACCGATACACCCATCCGGTCAAGCTGCTCGCGCACGACGGGCACCGCCGCCGCGGCTTCCGGCGTATTCACGGTGATCCGCACGAGCTCCGAACCCGCTTGTGCCAGCTCCTTGACCTGGATCGCGGTTTCGATCGCATCGACCGTATCCGTGTTGGTCATTGACTGCACCCGCACCGGCGCATCGCCACCAATAGTGACAAGCTGCCCACCCCAACGGACATCGACGGCATGCGAGCGGCGACGCGCCGCGTGGCCACCCAGCACAGGCTCAGTTGAGCAAATCTGGCTGCCAGAATTTAATGAGTTAGTCTGCATTCAAAACGCCTTTAAGTATCGAGAATATCGACAAAAACCTGCGTCAAATCATGTATCCGTCACGGCAGGACGAAACGCGCCACATTACCCTTGGCTGCCGCAAATTTCGCGGGATCGACCGGTTTGCCATCAAGTGATATCGACTCCAGCCCCGCGCGATTACCCACGGTAATCCGGAACGGTGCCACACCAGCCACTGCCTTGGTTTCACCGGCTGGCACGAGACCTGAAAATAACTCCTTGCCATCCTGCTGCCGAACGCTAAACCAGCTATCTTGCGTTACCCGCAGGGAGACGATCGCCTCACCGGCTTTCAGCGTATCGGCACCGGCAACCGGCGAACTCGCCACAAGGCTAGCCTCAGAAGTGGTCACGACAGCGGAAGACGGCACGTCGGGCACCGCCATTGACGCCGCAGTGGCTGGCACTGCCACAGTAGCAGATGACGGTAGCGCGGATGTGCTAG from Paraburkholderia hayleyella encodes:
- a CDS encoding DUF2065 domain-containing protein, whose translation is MDIAGSLLLAIALMLIIEGIFPFVFPDTWRDTFRKIAERPVHHIRMGGLIVMVLGLILLLIAT
- the hflC gene encoding protease modulator HflC, producing the protein MKRIIVLAVVVVLVLLALWSMVYSVDERHVALVVTRGNPVPLLAGPGLHVKLPPPLQQVTRVDTRTETFDAPEEGRYLTSDKAELLVNPVVKYRVTDPLKLFAETKGELRNARNQLALLSRNALRDVLTKYTLTDALAKQQDVAVETRSAIQKAAASLGIEVQEVALTRIDFPAAVAESIYKRMSAAREEATNAEKVQDAAEIEQLKAQARRQQEALMQEASSQAQEIKSEGDAKAALMAAGGYNRDPQFYQFYQSMQAYRRVFKPNDVIVVDSGNAFFRFMHSPDGAASPSAAARKP
- the hflK gene encoding FtsH protease activity modulator HflK, coding for MNDYNERSIRRSVRAMLSMNDPRWGRGDTNGDRRRPDEPKRPSNGKDGEGPPDLDEMWREFNRRLNRLLGRKRSGGGGRHSDDGRSGRIGVGIVIGVLVAAYAGSGVFVVQDGQAGVVSQFGKYRYTAAPGVHWRLPYPFGTHERVNLAQQRSVEIGRNNVVPLAGVKDASMLTRDADIVDVRFAVQFQVRNPTDYLFRTVDPDQSVTQAAQAAVRKIVGASATDDILKQNHDVLSQQLTDAIQRSLTESRTGLAVTRVTIQSIQPPEQVRVVFDAATRLHQEQERAKREVQAQSNEALPRIKADAARLLTEAKTYSDQVVAQAQGDAERFERAYAQYSKAPAVIREQMYLDTMQHIYSNSTKVFVDSKTSNNVVYLPLDKLVEQTRQNASGAASAAGAVAPATAASTAAVASGAAAASGAAALGQASQSVVAEPSRSRESFRNRSREDDLQ
- the hfq gene encoding RNA chaperone Hfq: MSNKGQLLQDPFLNALRKEHVPVSIYLVNGIKLQGNIESFDQYVVLLRNTVTQMVYKHAISTVVPARPVNFHPDSEQP
- the der gene encoding ribosome biogenesis GTPase Der; translation: MKPVIVLVGRPNVGKSTLFNRLTRSRDALVADLPGLTRDRHYGEGRVGERPYLVVDTGGFEPVAKEGILHQMARQTRQAVEESDIVVFIVDGRNGLAPQDKSIADYLRKVGRPIFLVVNKAEGMKYSTVAADFYEFGLGDPRAISAAHGDGVTEMINEALDVAYAGYVEEDTGDKEPRGTKIAIVGRPNVGKSTLVNTLLGEERVIAFDMPGTTRDSIYIDFERQGKKYTLIDTAGLRRRGKVFEAIEKFSVVKTLQSISDANVVILLLDAQQDISEQDAHIAGFVVEQGRALVVGVNKWDGLDAHVRERTKADLQRKLKFLDFAKFHFVSAAQKTGIGALMRSVDDAYAAAMAKLPTPKLTRALIEAVEFQQPRRRGPVRPKLRYAHQGGQNPPLIVIHGNALDAITDTYKRYLENRFREVFSLTGTPLRIEFRSTVNPYADKG
- the bamB gene encoding outer membrane protein assembly factor BamB, translated to MTLLKRIAVPVACAMAMLMMAACSSSKDARRVPTPLTEFKSVLDVQQAWKASVGKGGRYLFSPVAVGDSIYAAAANGSVVKIDAQTGKDVWRTQVDSKLSAGVGSDGTLTAVGALKGGVYVLGPDGKLLWKATAPGEIISPPLVGNGLVVVRTVDGQISAFNADTGELRWVYRNRAVPLNLRVSSGMTFAADAAVLAGFPGGTFAAINLQTGDVYWQTPVSYPKGVTEVERINDVTGPPTLVGSQTCAVTFQGQLGCFDANSGRAVWEQPFSSTSGLAQDDRVVVAADDWAIVSAFDSQTGKPLWRNEKLKSRDLGIPLLLGPAIAVGDYQGYVHFLSRDDGAFVARVKTDDSPITAAPVMAGETLVVQTHDGDLYGFRPR
- a CDS encoding YfgM family protein — protein: MSYHDEQESIESLKAWWTKWGNATTWIVLAVLVALAGWNGWNFWQRRQAAEAAAFYDPTVQQALASGDKANITRAAADMESKFGGTAYAPMTALAAAKALYAAGDTAGAKVQLQWVIDHAGMAEFSQIAKLRLAAVLLDEKAYDAGLALLSGTPEDAFKGVVADGRGDLLAAQGKRDEARTAYKLALQSFPKDNTSARQLIQFKLDALGG
- the hisS gene encoding histidine--tRNA ligase, coding for MTEQKKKLEKLSGVKGMNDLLPEEAGLWEFFEATVKSMLRAYGYQNIRTPIVEPTQLFTRGIGEVTDIVEKEMYSFTDALNGEQLTLRPENTAAVVRAVIEHNLLYDGPKRLWYIGPMFRHERPQRGRYRQFHQVGVEALGFAGPDTDAEIILMCQRLWDDLGLSGIRLEINSLGLAEERAAHRVELIAYLEKHQDALDEDARRRLYTNPLRVLDTKNPALQAIVQDAPKLIDFLGDDSRAHFDGLQRILKSNNIPFKINPRLVRGLDYYNLTVFEWVTDKLGAQGTVAAGGRYDPLIEQLGGKPTAACGWAMGIERILELLKEEKLVPENEGCDVYVVHQGEAAREQAFIIAERLRDTGLDVILHCSQDGQTASFKSQMKRADASGAAFAVILGEDEISAGTAGVKVLRERQGEGKSEQRTVPVEDLTEFLINAMVATADEGDD
- the ispG gene encoding flavodoxin-dependent (E)-4-hydroxy-3-methylbut-2-enyl-diphosphate synthase, whose amino-acid sequence is MQTNSLNSGSQICSTEPVLGGHAARRRSHAVDVRWGGQLVTIGGDAPVRVQSMTNTDTVDAIETAIQVKELAQAGSELVRITVNTPEAAAAVPVVREQLDRMGVSVPLIGDFHYNGHLLLRDFPECAQALSKYRINPGNVGHGAKRDTQFAQMIEAAIQYNKPVRIGVNWGSLDQDLLARMMDENAARTTPWEAQSVMYEALIQSAIGSAERAIELGLGRNQIILSCKVSGVQDLITVYGELARRCQFALHLGLTEAGMGSKGIVASTAALSVLLQQGIGDTIRISLTPEPGASRTGEVIVGQEILQTMGLRSFTPMVIACPGCGRTTSTLFQELASQIQTYLRTQMPVWRDQYPGVEKMHVAVMGCIVNGPGESKQANIGISLPGSGEHPAAPVFIDGEKVKTLRGEHIAAEFQQIVSEYVARTYGRETVPN